One Methanomicrobia archaeon genomic region harbors:
- a CDS encoding undecaprenyl diphosphate synthase family protein, with protein MLKPVSFLYQQHLEREIVKSPIPVHHILLVLDETDLLADERGLEKLRQFVRWCHALGIAHISVYVSVIHDGMAPDLLKIAYSQLDTGLKTALRDIEVSLVIYDREQTNLEPVYARYQEEAGEENEKLITISLGFSGRSELTKATKEIAKQVAAGELDPDEIDEKLIESELLFKSEPDLVIRSGATRLMDFLIWQSVYTEFYFTDMNWVNFRKIDLLRAVRDFQMRERRYGR; from the coding sequence ATGCTCAAGCCCGTTTCTTTCCTTTACCAGCAGCACTTAGAACGCGAGATCGTAAAATCGCCCATACCCGTGCATCATATTCTCCTTGTCCTGGACGAAACGGACCTTCTCGCGGACGAGCGAGGATTGGAGAAGCTCAGGCAGTTCGTACGCTGGTGCCATGCGTTGGGTATAGCGCATATAAGTGTGTACGTCAGCGTCATCCACGACGGTATGGCCCCTGATTTATTGAAAATTGCGTATTCACAGCTCGATACAGGGCTCAAAACGGCGTTGCGTGACATCGAGGTGTCGCTCGTCATCTATGACCGAGAACAAACGAACCTGGAACCCGTGTATGCGCGGTATCAAGAAGAAGCTGGCGAGGAGAACGAGAAGCTGATCACCATCTCGTTAGGGTTCAGTGGCAGGAGCGAGCTGACCAAGGCGACCAAAGAGATCGCGAAGCAAGTAGCAGCCGGAGAGCTCGATCCGGACGAGATCGACGAGAAGCTTATTGAATCGGAATTGCTCTTCAAGTCTGAACCCGACCTCGTTATCAGATCGGGCGCGACACGGTTGATGGATTTCCTCATCTGGCAGTCGGTCTATACCGAATTTTACTTCACGGATATGAACTGGGTGAACTTCAGGAAGATTGACCTCTTACGAGCGGTGCGGGATTTCCAGATGCGTGAACGGCGGTACGGGCGGTGA